In one Bacillus thuringiensis genomic region, the following are encoded:
- a CDS encoding NCS2 family permease: MKRYFQFDELGTNYKTEFIAGLTTFLSMAYVLFVNPATLSLGNVKGLPAGTGMDPGAVFVATALAAAIGSLIMGIFAKYPIALAPGMGINAFFAYTAVLTMGIPWQTAIAGTLMSGIIFIILTASGIREKIINAIPSELKFAVAAGIGLFIAFLGFQNAGIIVKNDAVLVGLGDLTKGTTLLAIFGVVTTIIFMIKKVNGAVFYGMILTAILGVATGLIDTPKAVVGAIPSLEPTFGVALTHFGDIFTVQMGIVIITFFFIDFFDTAGTLVAVANQAGLMKNNKLPRAGKALFADAIATVIGAILGTSTTTSYIESSAGVAAGGRSGFTAVVTAGFFLLALFFSPLLSVVTPAVTAPALIIVGILMVSSLGEIDWKKFEIAVPAFFTIISMPLTYSIATGIAIGFIFYPITMVVSGRRKEVHPIMYVMGVLFVLYFIYVRK; encoded by the coding sequence ATGAAACGCTATTTTCAGTTTGATGAGCTCGGTACGAATTATAAGACTGAGTTCATAGCAGGGTTAACGACATTTCTATCTATGGCTTACGTACTATTTGTCAATCCTGCTACGCTGTCGCTTGGAAATGTTAAAGGGTTACCAGCAGGTACAGGGATGGATCCAGGTGCAGTATTCGTTGCTACGGCATTAGCGGCAGCGATCGGTTCGTTAATTATGGGTATTTTCGCGAAGTATCCAATTGCTTTAGCGCCGGGTATGGGAATTAACGCGTTCTTTGCTTATACAGCAGTGTTAACGATGGGTATTCCGTGGCAAACGGCCATTGCTGGAACATTAATGTCAGGTATTATCTTTATTATTCTTACTGCTTCAGGTATTCGTGAAAAAATCATTAATGCAATTCCATCGGAGTTAAAGTTTGCAGTAGCAGCAGGTATTGGATTATTCATTGCTTTCCTTGGATTCCAAAATGCCGGAATTATCGTGAAAAACGATGCGGTTCTTGTTGGGTTGGGGGACTTAACAAAGGGCACAACGTTACTAGCAATCTTCGGGGTTGTTACTACGATCATCTTCATGATTAAGAAAGTTAATGGTGCAGTATTTTACGGTATGATTCTTACAGCGATCTTAGGAGTTGCAACAGGATTAATTGATACTCCGAAAGCTGTGGTGGGAGCAATACCGAGTCTAGAACCAACGTTCGGCGTGGCGTTAACGCACTTCGGCGATATTTTCACAGTTCAAATGGGGATTGTTATTATAACGTTCTTCTTTATAGATTTCTTTGATACAGCAGGTACGCTTGTAGCGGTTGCGAATCAAGCAGGATTAATGAAGAACAATAAATTACCACGTGCAGGAAAAGCGTTATTTGCAGATGCGATTGCAACTGTAATTGGTGCGATCTTGGGTACATCAACAACAACGTCTTACATTGAATCTTCTGCAGGGGTAGCAGCGGGAGGGCGTTCTGGATTTACAGCAGTTGTAACAGCAGGATTCTTCTTACTGGCACTATTCTTCTCGCCATTACTAAGTGTTGTAACGCCAGCTGTAACGGCACCGGCTTTAATTATTGTAGGAATCTTGATGGTTTCTTCCTTAGGGGAAATTGATTGGAAGAAATTCGAGATTGCAGTACCAGCATTCTTTACAATTATCTCTATGCCACTTACGTATAGTATCGCAACTGGGATTGCGATTGGATTTATCTTCTATCCAATTACAATGGTTGTGAGTGGTCGTCGTAAAGAGGTTCATCCGATTATGTATGTTATGGGAGTTTTATTCGTACTATATTTCATCTACGTTCGTAAATAA
- a CDS encoding response regulator transcription factor, with translation MAHETILVVDDEKEIRNLITIYLKNEGYKVLQAGDGEEGLRLLEENEVHLVVLDIMMPKVDGIHMCMKVREAKEMPIIMLSAKTQDMDKILGLTTGADDYVTKPFNPLELIARIKSQLRRYMKMNGFAIQNEDELEIGEMKINISTHKVIVDGEEVKLTPREFSILELLARNPGMVFSAEQIYEKVWNERSFQSDNTVMVHIRKVREKIEENPRKPRYIKTVWGVGYKIEKDI, from the coding sequence GTGGCACACGAAACAATACTTGTCGTAGATGATGAAAAAGAAATTCGGAATTTAATTACAATCTATTTAAAGAATGAAGGATATAAAGTATTACAAGCAGGAGACGGAGAAGAAGGATTACGTTTACTAGAAGAAAATGAAGTACATCTAGTCGTATTAGATATTATGATGCCGAAAGTGGATGGTATTCATATGTGTATGAAGGTAAGGGAAGCGAAAGAAATGCCTATTATTATGCTTTCTGCGAAAACGCAAGATATGGATAAGATTTTAGGGTTAACAACGGGTGCAGATGATTATGTAACGAAACCATTTAATCCGTTAGAGTTAATCGCAAGAATTAAATCTCAGTTACGCCGTTATATGAAAATGAATGGTTTCGCTATACAAAATGAGGACGAGCTAGAAATTGGAGAGATGAAAATAAACATCTCGACCCATAAAGTTATTGTGGACGGAGAAGAAGTGAAACTGACCCCAAGGGAATTTTCAATTCTAGAATTACTAGCTCGTAATCCGGGTATGGTCTTTAGCGCGGAACAAATTTATGAAAAGGTTTGGAACGAAAGATCTTTCCAGTCTGATAATACGGTAATGGTGCATATTCGAAAAGTACGTGAAAAGATTGAGGAGAATCCAAGGAAACCTAGATATATAAAAACAGTATGGGGAGTGGGGTATAAGATTGAAAAAGATATTTAA
- a CDS encoding HAMP domain-containing sensor histidine kinase, with protein sequence MKKIFNPFTYVRKIRELIRKIIKSVKRSIRIQLITAFTACALLGLFVSTKIVAPVFEDASRHAEINYRDGMEQINRKAQSTAEMMVDANKLDAVQSMIELENENLEQRQDAFKILVTDESGKVLYKTKQAQEEQINLHNTIRNATSFAINYSNNNDIERSRKEFITFSPITIEGKNLYMFVSGIPQGEVVYYKVEGPFPFLIGVLVFIFSFFYITKRKMKQIEAMAQGVKEIEKGNLAYRIEKKGEDEIASLTENINNMAEELMNNIEKERKLEKQKNELITNVSHDLRTPLTSIMGYLRLLRDSKYENKEQHDEYTRIAFAKSEQLKNLIEDLFEYTKLTNEQVVLEKQEVCVNELLEQLIEELVPQAEEHGLTFVKKFPEERAYASIDSEKMVRVFDNLLMNAIKYSKDDGEIKVSLQRQRRDIQIVIANHSEDFTREELANLFERFYKKDQSRSRVTEGSGLGLAIAKSIVELQGGSIRAEYRDGIIQFIVSLPIIEK encoded by the coding sequence TTGAAAAAGATATTTAATCCGTTTACTTATGTTAGGAAAATTCGAGAATTAATTAGGAAGATAATAAAGAGTGTGAAACGGAGTATACGAATTCAACTTATTACTGCATTTACTGCTTGTGCGTTATTAGGACTCTTTGTATCAACGAAGATAGTAGCACCTGTTTTTGAAGATGCTAGTCGACATGCTGAGATTAATTATAGAGATGGTATGGAACAAATTAATCGTAAAGCGCAAAGTACCGCGGAAATGATGGTTGATGCAAATAAATTAGATGCTGTACAAAGTATGATAGAGCTAGAAAATGAAAATTTAGAGCAGAGGCAGGATGCTTTTAAAATATTAGTTACGGATGAAAGTGGTAAGGTTTTGTATAAAACGAAGCAGGCGCAAGAAGAACAAATTAATTTGCATAATACAATTCGTAATGCAACTTCGTTTGCTATCAATTATTCAAATAATAATGATATTGAAAGATCTAGAAAAGAGTTTATTACTTTCTCACCTATTACAATTGAAGGTAAAAATTTGTATATGTTTGTGAGCGGAATTCCTCAAGGAGAAGTAGTGTATTATAAAGTAGAAGGGCCATTCCCATTTTTAATTGGTGTACTCGTATTCATTTTCTCTTTCTTCTATATAACAAAGAGAAAGATGAAGCAAATTGAAGCGATGGCACAAGGTGTAAAGGAAATAGAAAAAGGAAACTTAGCGTATCGTATAGAGAAGAAAGGTGAAGATGAGATTGCATCTTTAACAGAAAATATTAATAATATGGCAGAAGAGCTTATGAATAATATAGAAAAGGAACGTAAATTAGAGAAGCAAAAGAACGAGCTTATTACAAATGTATCTCACGATTTGCGTACACCACTGACTTCTATTATGGGTTACTTGCGATTGCTTCGAGATTCTAAATATGAAAATAAAGAGCAACACGATGAATATACGAGAATTGCTTTTGCGAAGTCAGAGCAGTTAAAGAATTTAATAGAAGATTTATTTGAGTATACGAAGTTAACGAATGAACAAGTTGTATTAGAAAAACAAGAAGTATGTGTAAATGAGTTATTGGAGCAATTAATAGAAGAGTTAGTACCGCAAGCGGAAGAGCATGGACTTACGTTTGTTAAGAAGTTTCCTGAGGAACGTGCTTATGCATCGATTGATTCGGAAAAGATGGTTCGTGTATTTGATAATTTACTAATGAATGCAATTAAGTATAGTAAAGATGATGGAGAGATAAAAGTTTCTCTTCAAAGGCAGCGTAGGGATATACAAATTGTAATTGCGAATCATAGTGAAGATTTTACGAGAGAAGAGTTAGCGAATTTATTTGAACGTTTCTATAAGAAAGATCAATCTCGAAGTAGAGTAACGGAAGGGTCGGGACTCGGTTTAGCGATTGCGAAAAGTATTGTTGAGTTACAAGGTGGTAGTATTCGAGCGGAATATAGGGATGGTATTATTCAATTTATCGTCTCGTTACCAATTATAGAGAAATAA